A stretch of the Oceanicola sp. D3 genome encodes the following:
- a CDS encoding MAE_28990/MAE_18760 family HEPN-like nuclease: protein MNPAFNSLVSHCEQLSRFVSATHSLRIIVSGSKEHSEPDWLQHELSNLRMKSPSTVDWRVLEHTLTITHLYALFEQFFEETVAEWVDFLAANFPFHQLPSKVRSSYQAGFAKVIGKLPSPRFPTFTANNLVNDFHEALSGKDPYRLEPTLITYRSNNLRWSEICEIFGRCNVSSLNDWVNANDRVSNHIGDVHNKVAEQVESRLANFVQYRNDCSHGLATPDEILGHEDLLEMIEFITAVADSLSQLISWKRVEALLENGRAKRIGSANEVFERAEAVVAQVSNSSISLGQKLYWKKGGNFGTTEIVSLQINDKDVKTIDTTDPVELGLKLTLLPKKGTALFIDALGQ from the coding sequence ATGAATCCAGCATTCAATTCACTCGTTTCGCATTGTGAGCAGCTATCGCGCTTCGTCTCCGCGACGCACTCACTGCGCATTATTGTTTCAGGTTCTAAGGAGCATTCGGAACCGGACTGGCTTCAACATGAACTGAGCAACCTGCGGATGAAATCACCGAGCACCGTAGATTGGCGAGTTCTGGAACACACTCTTACAATTACCCACCTATATGCCTTGTTCGAGCAGTTCTTCGAAGAGACTGTGGCCGAATGGGTTGACTTTTTGGCTGCCAATTTTCCGTTCCATCAGCTGCCATCAAAAGTGCGAAGTTCATATCAGGCAGGCTTCGCTAAGGTAATTGGTAAATTGCCCTCCCCGAGGTTTCCAACTTTTACTGCAAACAACTTAGTGAACGATTTTCACGAGGCACTGAGTGGCAAAGATCCTTACCGGCTTGAACCGACTTTAATCACATATCGAAGTAACAATCTTAGGTGGAGTGAAATCTGTGAGATCTTTGGTCGTTGCAATGTTTCTAGCCTAAATGATTGGGTTAATGCAAATGACCGCGTATCAAATCATATTGGAGACGTTCACAATAAAGTCGCAGAGCAAGTTGAATCTAGGCTAGCCAATTTTGTTCAGTATCGAAACGACTGCTCTCATGGATTGGCGACACCGGATGAAATACTTGGACATGAAGACCTATTGGAGATGATTGAATTTATTACCGCTGTTGCCGATTCACTTAGTCAACTGATCTCTTGGAAGCGAGTAGAGGCCCTCCTAGAAAACGGGCGCGCGAAACGCATCGGCAGCGCGAATGAAGTTTTTGAGAGGGCAGAAGCAGTGGTAGCGCAAGTTTCTAACTCCAGTATTAGCTTAGGTCAAAAATTGTACTGGAAGAAGGGAGGTAATTTTGGCACCACAGAGATTGTTTCTCTACAAATCAACGACAAAGATGTAAAAACTATAGATACGACAGATCCTGTTGAGCTGGGGCTGAAGCTAACATTGCTTCCAAAGAAGGGCACTGCGCTATTTATTGATGCTCTTGGGCAGTGA
- a CDS encoding TRAP transporter substrate-binding protein: MTKNVYKAFALLTTTAALIGTQAGAETWRMSTKVPSESFEGRLHQEFADKVAEYTDGEVEIQVYPSEQLGDAQTVLEQVSSGIIDIFVDDVSYLNRFNEDITWTSAPFLFDDRPHWECFMGSDYFHDILNKIEEQDNIGVIGEVGPFGRGFRVLITQDEVTSYEDVQDLKLRLWDNQMIVDVWTALGTDPLVMAWTDVYQSLQTGIVEAVTSPAILVESMKFYEVAPHIARTDEFNQANAYMINLGSWDGISPEDQEAVLRAYGEISAKARTEIQATFDASLKTMQEQGVKYTELDTAPFIKAAASIYEGYEEEGKLPAGFLTAVDAARTSCN; this comes from the coding sequence ATGACCAAAAACGTGTACAAGGCCTTCGCCCTTCTAACCACAACGGCGGCCCTGATCGGCACGCAAGCGGGGGCCGAAACATGGCGGATGTCGACCAAGGTTCCCAGCGAGAGCTTCGAAGGGCGCCTGCATCAGGAGTTTGCCGACAAGGTGGCGGAATACACCGATGGCGAGGTTGAGATTCAGGTCTACCCCTCCGAGCAACTCGGCGATGCCCAGACGGTTTTGGAGCAGGTCAGCTCCGGCATCATCGACATTTTCGTTGATGACGTCAGCTACCTGAACCGCTTCAACGAAGACATCACATGGACGTCTGCCCCCTTCCTCTTCGATGATCGCCCGCATTGGGAATGCTTCATGGGGTCCGACTACTTCCACGACATCCTGAACAAGATCGAAGAGCAGGATAATATCGGCGTGATCGGTGAAGTCGGTCCGTTTGGCCGTGGCTTCCGCGTTCTCATTACTCAGGATGAGGTGACCTCCTACGAGGATGTGCAAGACCTCAAGCTGCGCCTCTGGGACAACCAGATGATCGTGGATGTCTGGACGGCGCTCGGCACCGACCCCTTGGTGATGGCTTGGACGGATGTGTATCAATCGCTGCAGACCGGCATTGTCGAAGCGGTGACTTCGCCCGCCATTCTGGTCGAATCGATGAAGTTCTACGAGGTGGCGCCGCATATCGCCCGCACCGATGAGTTCAACCAAGCCAATGCCTATATGATCAACCTCGGGTCGTGGGACGGGATTTCGCCCGAAGACCAAGAGGCCGTTCTGCGGGCCTACGGAGAAATCTCGGCCAAGGCGCGCACCGAAATTCAGGCGACCTTCGATGCTTCCCTGAAAACCATGCAAGAGCAGGGCGTCAAGTATACTGAGCTCGACACAGCGCCGTTTATCAAGGCGGCGGCCTCCATCTATGAGGGCTATGAAGAAGAGGGCAAGCTGCCCGCTGGCTTCCTCACCGCGGTCGATGCCGCCCGCACGAGCTGCAATTAA
- a CDS encoding LysR family transcriptional regulator: MNIEALRTLVNIARCGNYRQVADIMNISQPAISKRIRVLEEHFRYQLVERAGASMRLTAAGQALLPYFQRILDTFDEAQNRLNEPEKWQGTIRLGAIDTIISTWLTDFLDLQQKRFPNIKLEVISAPTIDLLQELQHGNVDIIMVLGPSYDRALAEVPLCVMDVAFYGAPMGPNEPQEGTRKLSPEAVSEANIITFPRGSRPHVDVVQRMTQLKLTKMPTISGCSSLFTMRSMGERGLGVITLPRIMAEGTSLQELDLGVTLPSMSFAAVYEPAAAPPIYALTCALAAEIAADYAQRVGSGVHVPVPLAAKSAEAPTDT, from the coding sequence GTGAACATTGAAGCCCTTCGCACGCTGGTTAATATCGCACGCTGTGGAAACTATCGGCAAGTCGCTGATATAATGAACATTTCACAGCCCGCGATCTCCAAGCGCATTCGCGTGCTTGAAGAGCACTTTCGCTACCAATTGGTAGAGCGTGCCGGGGCTTCCATGCGCCTGACCGCGGCAGGACAGGCGCTTTTGCCCTACTTCCAGCGTATCCTCGATACGTTCGACGAAGCGCAAAACCGTTTGAACGAGCCTGAGAAATGGCAGGGCACGATCCGCCTCGGAGCGATTGATACGATCATCTCCACCTGGTTGACCGATTTTCTGGACCTGCAACAAAAGCGCTTTCCCAACATCAAGCTTGAGGTCATCTCGGCACCAACGATTGACCTGTTGCAAGAGCTCCAGCACGGCAACGTCGATATCATCATGGTGCTCGGCCCCTCCTATGACCGTGCCTTGGCCGAGGTGCCGCTCTGCGTGATGGATGTTGCGTTTTACGGCGCACCGATGGGGCCGAACGAGCCGCAGGAAGGCACCCGCAAGCTGTCGCCCGAAGCGGTGTCTGAGGCGAATATCATCACCTTTCCGCGCGGCTCGCGGCCCCATGTCGACGTGGTTCAACGGATGACCCAGCTCAAGCTCACCAAGATGCCGACGATCTCGGGGTGCTCTTCACTGTTCACGATGCGCTCGATGGGGGAGCGTGGCCTTGGGGTCATCACCCTGCCGCGCATCATGGCAGAGGGCACATCCTTGCAGGAGCTGGACCTTGGGGTGACCTTGCCTTCAATGAGCTTTGCCGCTGTGTATGAGCCTGCCGCCGCCCCGCCCATCTACGCGCTAACCTGCGCGCTCGCCGCCGAGATCGCGGCAGACTATGCCCAGCGCGTTGGAAGCGGCGTGCATGTTCCGGTGCCCCTTGCAGCCAAGAGCGCAGAAGCACCAACCGACACCTAG
- a CDS encoding TRAP transporter small permease, with translation MDRLLENGQGALARLASLYENICIALLGAMLAINALNIVARGAFDTPLNWVWPWTMVAFLGWVMLAFFPLYQRRKDVSIYIVLQYLPLKAQRVLGLFVSLAIMLAAGILIYTFPERLASLRGTIEIVGLPRKILIWPLLASAVPIFIGAAIDALRLLRGGTYEPFGQIDVAEAPQ, from the coding sequence ATGGATCGACTCCTCGAAAATGGCCAAGGCGCGCTTGCGCGTCTGGCCAGCCTTTATGAAAACATCTGCATCGCACTCCTCGGCGCGATGCTCGCCATAAATGCGCTCAACATCGTTGCGCGGGGCGCCTTCGACACCCCGCTCAACTGGGTCTGGCCCTGGACGATGGTTGCGTTTCTGGGGTGGGTCATGCTGGCGTTCTTTCCTCTGTATCAGCGGCGCAAGGATGTCTCGATTTATATCGTGCTCCAGTATCTGCCCCTGAAGGCACAGCGGGTTCTCGGGCTCTTCGTGTCGCTGGCGATCATGCTCGCGGCGGGGATTTTGATCTATACCTTCCCAGAGCGGCTTGCCTCGCTGCGTGGCACGATCGAGATCGTCGGCCTGCCCCGCAAAATTCTGATCTGGCCGCTCCTTGCTTCGGCAGTCCCGATCTTCATCGGTGCCGCGATAGACGCGCTGCGCCTGCTACGTGGCGGCACCTATGAGCCCTTCGGCCAGATAGATGTTGCGGAGGCACCTCAATGA
- a CDS encoding TRAP transporter large permease translates to MTGLLVLGVFVVLAFHSVPILTAIILAAAAGVISLGFSDQLGIVSQQMLDGINSPSLLSVPFFILAGNLLNGLKLTDRIFRFANNIVGHIRGGLAQVNVLASLLFAGISGAAVADCAALGTVEVKAMRERGYPAPFAAGVTAASSIIGPIFPPSIPLLLFAFVANASVGRLFLAGVVPALVLLVVLMGYVHIVSLKRGYPKEPRPPLREILASAVDGVLTLLAPGIILVAMFTGFTTASEAGVLACLYALALGIWYRTLTVKVLITAFRETAALSTIALLMIGFSSCIGWIMAFDMVPQRLADFVLVSIDAKWQFLLVYLAFLIILGCVFDATAALIILVPIMLPIVDGFGIDRVHFGIFTVLTLMVGILTPPLGIAIYIMMDVAKLPFEAVAKATIPFLIPIVIAVLLITFVPQISLFLPNLVYGAP, encoded by the coding sequence ATGACCGGCCTCCTTGTTCTTGGCGTCTTCGTGGTGCTGGCCTTCCACTCGGTGCCGATCCTGACGGCGATTATCCTGGCCGCCGCTGCGGGCGTGATCTCTCTTGGGTTTTCCGATCAGCTCGGCATCGTCTCGCAGCAAATGCTCGATGGCATCAACTCGCCCTCTTTGCTGTCGGTGCCTTTCTTCATCCTTGCGGGCAACCTGCTCAACGGGCTGAAGCTGACCGACAGGATCTTCCGCTTCGCCAATAATATCGTCGGCCACATTCGCGGCGGGTTGGCGCAGGTCAATGTCTTGGCCTCCCTGCTCTTCGCGGGCATCTCGGGGGCCGCCGTGGCGGATTGCGCGGCGCTTGGTACGGTGGAAGTGAAAGCCATGCGCGAGCGCGGCTACCCGGCCCCTTTTGCCGCCGGTGTCACCGCCGCCTCGTCGATCATCGGCCCGATCTTCCCGCCCTCAATCCCGCTGCTGCTCTTTGCCTTCGTCGCCAATGCATCGGTGGGCCGGCTATTTTTGGCAGGCGTTGTCCCCGCCTTGGTCTTGCTGGTGGTCCTGATGGGCTACGTCCATATCGTGTCGCTCAAGCGCGGCTACCCGAAAGAACCAAGGCCGCCCCTGCGCGAGATCCTTGCCTCCGCCGTGGACGGGGTTCTGACGCTCCTCGCACCGGGCATCATCCTTGTGGCCATGTTCACCGGCTTCACCACGGCATCAGAAGCCGGCGTTCTGGCCTGCCTTTACGCGCTGGCCCTGGGCATCTGGTATCGCACGCTCACCGTGAAAGTGCTGATCACCGCCTTCCGCGAAACCGCCGCGCTCTCGACGATTGCCCTGTTGATGATCGGGTTCTCCTCTTGCATCGGCTGGATCATGGCCTTTGATATGGTGCCCCAGCGGCTGGCAGATTTCGTACTGGTTTCGATTGATGCGAAATGGCAATTCCTGCTGGTTTACCTCGCTTTCCTGATCATTCTGGGCTGCGTTTTCGATGCCACGGCGGCGTTGATCATCCTCGTGCCCATCATGTTGCCCATCGTCGATGGCTTCGGGATAGACCGGGTGCACTTCGGGATTTTCACCGTGCTTACGCTGATGGTCGGCATTCTCACACCGCCGCTTGGCATCGCGATCTACATCATGATGGACGTCGCCAAGCTGCCGTTTGAAGCCGTGGCCAAAGCGACGATCCCGTTCCTCATCCCGATCGTAATCGCCGTGCTGCTGATCACCTTCGTGCCGCAGATCTCTCTCTTCCTTCCCAATCTGGTTTACGGCGCGCCATGA
- a CDS encoding carbon-nitrogen hydrolase family protein, translated as MRVALIQMNSRHDKAANIAALREMFETKIKGQGVDLVMAPEYATFLGGTREEQWAAGETFPAGEGYGAMRDLAIEYGVTFHVGSMIEADGNGYYNTAVVFDPKGNELGRYRKIHLFDVETPQGHVFRESDNINPGKEIVSYQTGDLKVGCSICYDMRFSELFQQHMKNGCNVLAVPAAFNLETGKDHWEPILRTRAIENQCWVLAPGQVGLHQEPAGERACYGNSMIIDPWGTVVARASNKPGVIIADLDMDLLDNVRTILPSNKHHVLA; from the coding sequence ATGCGTGTAGCGCTTATCCAAATGAACTCCCGCCACGACAAGGCCGCGAATATCGCCGCCCTGCGCGAGATGTTTGAAACCAAGATCAAAGGCCAGGGCGTCGACCTTGTGATGGCCCCGGAATATGCAACCTTCCTTGGCGGCACCCGTGAGGAGCAATGGGCTGCGGGCGAAACATTCCCCGCTGGCGAAGGCTATGGCGCCATGCGCGACCTCGCGATTGAGTATGGCGTCACCTTCCATGTCGGCTCGATGATCGAAGCCGATGGCAACGGCTATTACAACACTGCCGTGGTCTTTGATCCCAAGGGCAACGAGCTGGGCCGGTATCGCAAGATCCACCTATTCGATGTGGAAACGCCTCAGGGCCATGTGTTCCGTGAATCCGACAACATCAATCCGGGCAAGGAGATCGTCTCTTACCAAACTGGCGATCTGAAGGTTGGCTGCTCGATCTGCTATGACATGCGGTTTTCCGAACTGTTCCAGCAACACATGAAGAACGGCTGTAACGTGCTTGCCGTGCCCGCCGCCTTCAACCTCGAAACCGGGAAAGACCACTGGGAGCCGATCCTGCGCACCCGCGCCATTGAAAACCAGTGCTGGGTGCTCGCGCCGGGCCAGGTGGGGCTGCATCAGGAGCCCGCAGGCGAGCGCGCCTGCTACGGGAATTCCATGATCATCGACCCTTGGGGCACTGTCGTCGCCCGCGCTTCGAACAAGCCGGGGGTGATTATCGCCGATCTCGATATGGATCTGCTCGACAATGTGCGCACGATCCTGCCCTCCAACAAACACCACGTGCTGGCCTGA
- a CDS encoding RraA family protein gives MKDFVKNPLPQSIPQSLIDKLEKVETATVGHFMHSVFVDRDISATDASKRVAGTAVTLRLAANDSTLLHDVISTLRPTDILLIDRSGDNRHACWGGVVTNAAAICGFKAGVVDGPVTDVNEIRQNDFPMWSRGRSSITTKLYAQSGAFNVPVSIGGVTVNPGDAVLADESGVIVLAPAIAEEVADRALDMQAAELTLIERLKAGEPLGAITGASAMVTERL, from the coding sequence GTGAAAGACTTCGTAAAAAACCCGCTGCCGCAATCCATTCCGCAGAGCCTTATCGACAAGCTTGAAAAGGTCGAAACCGCAACCGTCGGACATTTCATGCATTCGGTCTTCGTCGACCGCGATATTTCGGCAACCGATGCCAGCAAGCGCGTCGCAGGCACCGCCGTCACGCTGCGCCTTGCCGCCAATGATTCAACCCTGCTGCATGACGTGATTTCAACGCTGCGCCCAACCGATATCCTGCTGATTGATCGCTCCGGCGACAATCGCCATGCCTGCTGGGGTGGGGTCGTGACCAATGCGGCCGCGATTTGCGGGTTCAAGGCAGGCGTGGTCGATGGGCCCGTTACGGATGTAAACGAGATCCGCCAAAACGATTTCCCGATGTGGAGCCGTGGCCGCTCGTCGATCACCACCAAGTTGTATGCTCAATCCGGTGCCTTCAACGTTCCCGTCTCCATCGGCGGCGTCACGGTAAACCCCGGTGACGCCGTGCTGGCAGATGAAAGCGGCGTCATCGTCTTGGCCCCGGCCATCGCGGAGGAGGTTGCCGATCGTGCGCTCGACATGCAGGCCGCAGAGTTGACGCTGATCGAGCGGCTCAAAGCCGGCGAACCGCTGGGCGCGATCACGGGGGCCTCCGCGATGGTAACGGAGCGTCTTTAG
- a CDS encoding DUF4156 domain-containing protein, giving the protein MMKFLCIAAMLLFVGACSTELTQAGLSVRQISLVQAERCNFLGPVSGVEQFGMTVADDAQSALNQVRNSVAARGGNAFVLTQTVSDESGTVSHADAYRCR; this is encoded by the coding sequence ATGATGAAGTTTCTTTGCATAGCCGCGATGCTCCTGTTTGTAGGGGCTTGCAGCACCGAACTCACACAGGCGGGGCTTTCCGTCCGGCAAATCTCACTTGTTCAAGCCGAGCGGTGCAATTTCTTGGGCCCGGTTTCCGGTGTCGAGCAGTTCGGCATGACTGTCGCGGATGACGCACAAAGTGCGCTCAACCAAGTGCGCAACTCAGTTGCTGCAAGAGGCGGCAACGCCTTCGTGCTCACACAAACAGTCTCGGATGAAAGCGGCACCGTCTCTCATGCGGATGCTTATCGTTGCCGGTGA
- a CDS encoding tyramine oxidase has product MRYTSTAAIALATALLSHQATAQTHPLDGLTADEFNRATQIARDAGITTEQSLFPMIDLQEPPKSEVLAFEPGDALTRRAIVHHVNDEGFFEAIVNLTSGEVESNTLVDGQSMVLFSEFMQALEITVSDERVQAGLAKRGLTPDDVFCLPLTAGNFFTDEYDGTRLMKVPCYVLPGENSNWYAKPIEGLYTTIDLKTRTVIDVIDKEPIPLATDHWGYTEDEVAERAPLRPETNPVTMTQEGGPNFTIEGSNISWDLFDFNLRTEKRAGLVLSNINVMDGDVKRPIIYQTHLSEVFVPYMDPSEGWYWRTYMDSGEYGFGLFMTPLEAGIDCPAHATFLPSVISDDFGKPIEIPNAICIFERNIGDPAWRHFEIFAQGPETFVPAEGRPATELIVRSASQVGNYDYLIDYRFYQNADIRIMVGATGLDGVKGAAAASMNDPTAAEETKHGTLIAPHLVAANHDHYFNFKIDFDIDQPVNMFGTMDIVPAEVDPDLPRRSLWTVEHNMPDSEMDARYKISSSKPRYFHYSNPAREGHLGHTPGWMIHHGSIAYGPFDYVNDPSMKRNAYIEYSVWNTVYDPEERYAGGRYPFQSDGTDTLAEWVKEDQSLMGQDVVSWFSAGFHHIPRMEDWPVMSTEWKTIHLMPHNFFANNPGMTIRKGQ; this is encoded by the coding sequence ATGAGATACACAAGCACAGCAGCCATCGCACTGGCGACGGCCTTACTGTCGCATCAGGCGACGGCGCAGACGCACCCGCTGGACGGGCTGACGGCAGATGAGTTCAACCGCGCCACGCAGATTGCCCGCGACGCCGGGATCACCACCGAGCAGTCGCTCTTTCCGATGATCGACCTGCAGGAGCCGCCCAAGTCCGAGGTGCTGGCCTTTGAACCGGGCGACGCGCTGACCCGCCGCGCCATCGTGCACCATGTGAACGACGAAGGGTTCTTTGAAGCCATCGTCAACCTGACCAGTGGCGAGGTTGAAAGCAACACGCTGGTCGACGGGCAGTCGATGGTGCTGTTCTCGGAATTCATGCAGGCGCTCGAAATCACCGTTTCGGACGAACGCGTTCAGGCCGGGCTGGCCAAGCGCGGCCTGACGCCGGACGATGTCTTCTGCCTTCCGCTCACGGCGGGCAACTTCTTTACCGATGAGTATGATGGCACCCGCCTGATGAAGGTGCCGTGCTACGTGTTGCCGGGCGAGAATTCGAACTGGTACGCCAAGCCGATCGAGGGCCTCTACACGACGATCGACCTCAAGACCCGCACCGTCATCGACGTGATAGACAAGGAGCCCATCCCGCTGGCCACCGATCACTGGGGCTACACCGAAGACGAGGTGGCCGAACGCGCGCCGCTGCGCCCCGAGACCAACCCGGTGACGATGACGCAGGAGGGCGGGCCGAACTTCACGATCGAGGGCAGCAATATTTCTTGGGATCTGTTCGACTTTAACCTGCGCACCGAAAAGCGGGCCGGGCTGGTGCTTTCCAACATCAACGTCATGGATGGCGATGTCAAACGCCCGATCATCTACCAGACGCACCTCTCCGAGGTTTTCGTGCCCTACATGGACCCGTCGGAAGGCTGGTACTGGCGCACCTACATGGACAGCGGCGAATACGGTTTCGGCCTGTTCATGACGCCGCTCGAAGCGGGCATCGACTGCCCGGCACATGCGACCTTTCTGCCGTCGGTCATCTCCGATGACTTCGGCAAACCGATCGAGATCCCCAACGCCATCTGCATCTTCGAGCGCAACATCGGCGACCCGGCCTGGCGGCACTTCGAGATCTTTGCCCAGGGCCCCGAAACCTTCGTGCCTGCGGAGGGACGGCCGGCGACCGAGCTGATCGTGCGTTCGGCCTCACAGGTGGGCAACTATGACTACCTGATCGATTATCGCTTCTACCAGAATGCCGATATCCGCATCATGGTGGGGGCCACCGGTCTGGACGGTGTGAAGGGGGCCGCAGCGGCTTCGATGAACGATCCCACGGCGGCCGAGGAAACCAAGCATGGCACGCTGATCGCGCCGCACCTCGTGGCCGCGAACCACGACCACTATTTCAACTTCAAGATCGACTTCGACATTGATCAGCCGGTCAACATGTTCGGCACGATGGATATCGTGCCCGCCGAAGTTGACCCCGATCTTCCGCGCCGCAGCCTTTGGACGGTCGAGCACAACATGCCCGACAGCGAGATGGACGCGCGTTACAAGATCAGCTCGTCGAAGCCGCGCTACTTCCACTACTCCAACCCGGCGCGCGAAGGGCACCTGGGCCACACACCCGGCTGGATGATCCACCACGGCTCCATCGCCTATGGTCCCTTCGATTACGTGAATGATCCGTCGATGAAGCGGAATGCCTATATCGAGTACTCGGTGTGGAACACGGTCTATGACCCGGAAGAGCGCTATGCCGGCGGCAGATACCCGTTCCAGAGCGATGGCACGGACACGCTTGCCGAATGGGTCAAGGAAGATCAGTCGCTGATGGGGCAGGACGTCGTGTCGTGGTTCTCGGCCGGGTTCCACCATATCCCGCGCATGGAGGACTGGCCGGTTATGTCGACGGAGTGGAAGACCATTCACCTGATGCCGCACAACTTCTTTGCCAATAACCCGGGCATGACCATCCGCAAGGGTCAGTAA
- a CDS encoding aldolase/citrate lyase family protein gives MLDGYAIWMSTPNLDFLEMAHNAGFRAVVCDIEHNAFSPDRREALVVAAKALGMMIFFKIEGPEPVWVQRALDLDVDGVIIPHAGRLEEARAAIEAAKFPPLGKRSYAAGRSAKFAPPAADYFERCNRVVLCLPMIETAEAFEDVEAILAHPCVDGIFVGPFDLALTRGRGGYDFTPDDQADIKALATAAQAAKKTWWMPTWRPQEQSFAQQNGVAMRVIAAEHQVISMGLNAVIAALPDTKTGA, from the coding sequence ATGCTGGACGGATATGCAATCTGGATGAGCACGCCCAATCTCGATTTTCTCGAGATGGCGCATAACGCGGGCTTCAGGGCCGTGGTCTGCGATATCGAGCACAACGCCTTCTCGCCAGACCGACGCGAAGCGCTTGTCGTTGCGGCCAAAGCCCTCGGGATGATGATTTTCTTCAAGATCGAAGGGCCAGAGCCTGTTTGGGTTCAGCGCGCGCTGGATCTTGATGTCGATGGGGTCATCATCCCCCACGCGGGGCGGCTTGAAGAGGCCCGCGCCGCCATCGAAGCCGCGAAGTTTCCGCCCTTGGGCAAGCGCAGCTATGCGGCGGGCCGCTCGGCAAAATTCGCGCCCCCTGCAGCGGATTACTTCGAGCGTTGCAACCGCGTGGTGCTTTGCCTGCCGATGATCGAAACGGCCGAAGCCTTCGAGGATGTAGAGGCCATCCTCGCGCATCCCTGCGTGGATGGGATCTTCGTGGGCCCGTTCGACCTTGCGCTGACACGTGGCCGTGGCGGCTATGATTTCACGCCCGACGATCAGGCCGATATCAAGGCCCTCGCCACAGCCGCTCAGGCAGCAAAGAAAACGTGGTGGATGCCCACATGGCGCCCGCAAGAGCAGAGCTTTGCACAGCAAAACGGCGTTGCGATGCGCGTCATCGCTGCCGAACATCAGGTGATCTCGATGGGCCTAAACGCCGTGATCGCCGCCCTTCCAGACACCAAAACCGGAGCATAA